The segment GTGATCTTGAAGTTAAAGGTAGCAAGTTTTGCCATGCGCAGAACTACGTGGATCAAGCTGTCTATTTctcttgattttgatatatctttAGTCTAAGAACATATATGTACCTAGAGGTTATCAATTTACCTACTGGTAATGATTCTCGGTGTGGTTTGTGTTCGATTTGCTTTTCAGAAGATGTGGAACCATAGCATCAAAGTTCTCGCGGCAACCGCTTAGTACTTTCAGTCCTGCCATTTTCTTTAGGTTTGAACTCGCTTCGTTGGCTTCGGCTTTTAAGCCCTGCTACTCGTCTTTTACCTTAGAGTTAGTGTTGTTACGATGAGCTTTGATGTTTAGTTTAAATTTCTGTAGTTTCTTGTAACTTCTGTcataaaccaaaattttggtataataatttaatatttttatcaaaattcttTTGGGGTGATTGGTTAAGATATATCAAggtgtttagattttgatttttaccTACAACCATAAAAGTTATCAATCAtgctttatttaatttttaaagctaaaattacaaaataataaaatagttgtaacaactttattttttaaaacattattttgtaaACTGTAGAAAAAAGATATTGATGTAAgaatatttttccatttttattactttttgcATTTAATTCTTACAGCTACATACAGATATATCAAAAAATTACCGTCAAAATTCCACAGTAAATTTTTAATAGATACAACCCAACTGATCATCCTCTTTATCTTCTGTATAAGGATATTTGCtagggtgggcgttcgggttcggttcaggtCTATTCGGGTTTtgagttttcggggtcaaagatttcagcctcaTTCGGATAATTTTAAGTTTcggtttggatctttgcgggttcagttcgggttcggataacccattaaattatttttaaaattttaaaattcattatatactttaaatttctctaatttgatttggtttgaatatttggataaataatcaataaatattttaaatatttttggtctATTCGGCCAAAGCAAAACCACCAGCTTTTTATGGTCCCACAGTGGATACTCTAAAAGCTTTCTGTTGGGAGGTGAGATGTCCTCCGAAGCTTAAGCATTTTTTATGGCAAATGGTATCCGGATGTATAGTTGTTAAGAAGAATCTGCAAGCAAGAGGAATGAATGGAGATATTTGTTGTATTAAATGTGGAGCTGAGGAGGAATCAATAAACCTTGTGCTTTTTGAGTGCCCTCCTGTGCGTCAAGTTTGAGATTTGTCAAAAATACTGTCTTACCCAGTCTACTTTCCCACAAGCTCATTATTTACAATATGAATCATCTTTTCTGGAGGGTACTTCCGAAGATGGAAGATCATCATTTTGCGTAGatactatggtatatttggaaaagAAGGAATAATAAGGTCTTTAGTAATTTGGATATTGACCCAAGAGATACACTTACGCTTGCAGAAACTTAATCAACACTTTGGGCTGAGGTCCAGGTGATTAAGACTATGCAGGTTCCACCACAGAATGAGGTTTTGAATCGGCAGCCGAGGATTGGTCGTTGGTGTTTTATAGATGGTTCCTGGAAAGATAAAGAACTTTATTCAGGTCAAGGATAGTATAGCATATTCGAGGGCTTTCAGGGATTGATGGGTGCAAGGAATACTAGGACATGTCTTTCACCTCTTCATGCAGAGATGGAAACTTTGATATGGGCAATGAAATGTATAAGGAATTTACATCAGTTTCAGGTTACTTTTGCTACGGATTGTTCTTAATTGGTGAAGATGATTTCAGAACCAGAGGAATGGCCGCCATTTGAGAGTTACCTGCACGACATAAAGCTACTGAAGACATGTTTTACTAGCTTAGCGATCATTCATGTACCCCAgacaaaaaatcaaaagacGGATAGTCTAGCACGATGTGCCAGAAAACAATCGTCTTTCATCGTTCATATGGATGCGGAGTTATCGGTTTGGTTCGCAAAGTCTATATGAGTTTGTTTGTTGATTACAAAAAGAGaatatattttagctattttagacatttacttttggctataagtatatattttcaagtattttagataatttaaaaatattttatatattttggatgctTTTAATAgactttaaatctaaaatatatttatataagggGGTATAGAAATCAATTTAGGATACATTTGGGTATCCGAAATATTTCGGTTCGAGTCGGGTTCGGTTCTGGTTCTTTAGATACTAAAATTTTGAACCCGTTCAAATATTTAATCAACTCTGGTTCGGGTTCGGTACTActttttcggatcggattcggttcgttTCTTCGGATTTGGATTCGGATTTTTTTGTCCAGCCTTAATATTTGCCGTCTTTGTTGTTCTCTTGGATAAATCGACTGAATTactaaaaatatagttttacaacCAAATAAATAAGTATTTGTAGTAGTtacatcttattttttttcttgaaaaactaTTCAAGTTGATCAAGGTTTCCTCGTCGAACTTAATTAATGGGTAGCTTAACGATTGAATTGTAGACTATTACAATATCAACACACATAAATATCTAGACACTAACATAATTTTCACACATGCACATACACGTACATTTTAacgaaaatatttttcttttacagaGAGAAAAGAGATCCTTATCTTAAGTTAGTTAGTACTTAGaataattatgttttgtaaaacaaaCCACTAATTATTGAAAGCGAGTCGACACAATTTCTTGAACCCCATTAAACAACTAAACAAGTTATCTCCCAACACATATTCTTATATCAAATTCACGTTTTCATCTAATGCATGTCTATTCTGATATAGATTTATTAGGATAATGTAAACCGTTACACTAGACTTATATAGTGTCGGTAATACTAGACAATATTGTATATCAGAAACAAAGTGTACGTCGTTGTGATTAACATAGGTTAACAAGCAGCTAGCTAGTACTATTATACTATAGTATATGGTAGATTAACTAAAAATGTATCAACAATCAATCAGAAATTAGTGGGATTTTTCAAATTAGTAGTTGAAGATTAGTTTCTGACCTGCTGAATAATTTCTAAAGAAGTTCTCCGTAGTTGGTTTTTTCTTAAATGAACAAATGCCAGCTAACAAGAAAACATAGGAACAAATCAAAAGagtacaaaaatattgaatcgGCTTCTTAATAATGAAGCACACCTTCTATGACTAACTTTCATTATATAAATAGGTCATTGTCCATGCAGAAGCACAAACCATCTACTAAAACatcttctatctctctctctcactcttttCTTAACCAAGAAGACAAGTTAACATCTTGTCTTGCCGACGGTGAGACTTTCCAGTGAAAGCAATGGCAACTCCGGCATGGAGTCTTGCCGGCAAGACTCATTTGGTAGTTGCTGTTTTGGCAATGCTCGTGGGTTTGACCTTGGCAACGGAACCTTATTACTATAGTTCTCCTCCACCACCCTACGAATACAAATCTCCACCACCTCCGGTGAAATCCACTCCCCCACCGTATGAATATAAATCCCCTCCTCCTCCGGTAAAGTCTCCTCCACCTCCATATTATTACCACTCACCCCCTCCTCCAGTGAAGTCCCCTCCTCCACCTTATTATTACAATTCACCTCTTCCTCCAGTgaaatctccaccaccaccgtaTTATTATCACTCTCCGCCACCACCGTATTATTACCATTCTCCACCTCCTCCGGTGAAGTCTCCTCCTCCACCTTATTACTACCATTCACCCTCTCCTCCGGTAAAATCTCCTCCTCCACCTTATTACTACCATTCACCTCCTCCTCCGGTAAAATCTCCTCCTCCACCTTATTACTACCATTCTCCACCTCCTCCAGTtaaatctccaccaccaccgtaCTATTATCATTCTCCACCTCCTCCGGTGAAATCTCCACCACCTCCATACTACTACCATTCTCCGCCTCCTCCAATGAAATCTCCACCACCTCCATATTACTACCATTCTCCGCCTCCTCCGGTgaagtctcctccaccaccatacTACTATCATTCACCTCCTCCTCCAGTgaagtctcctccaccaccttaCTACTATCATTCACCACCTCCCCTAGTgaaatctccaccaccaccgtaCTACTAccattctcctcctcctcccatgAAATCTCCCCCTCCTCCTTACTACTACAACTCCCCACCACCACCGGTGAAATCTCCACCACCTCCTTATTACTACAAGTCTCCTCCTCCAGTAAAATCCCCACCACCTCCATACTACTACCAatcacctccaccaccaccaaaaGCCTACTCTCCACCTTACTACTACACATCTCCACCACCGCCGGTCTCATATCCTCACCCCCATCCTCACCCACACCCAAAACCACTTGTATTCAAAGTTGTTGGTAAAGTTTACTGCTATAGATGCTACGACTGGACTTACCCTAAGAAGTCACACGACAAAAAGCATCTCAAAGGTAAATTTACGAATCTGTTATTACCTACTATATAGACAGTGAAATAAAGAAAATGGTTACtacaaatcttttttaaaaagacaGAACTTGTTATTGACTTGAGCGAGATCAAGATCCAATAATAGAAAGAAGTTAGTAAGTTTgcgattttttatatttaaatatatttatttttgtcacGTAGGGGCTGTCGTGGAGGTGACATGCAAGGCAGGAGACAAAACGGTCAAAGCGTACGGTAAGACAAAGATAAACGGTAAATATGCAATCACCGTGGAAGGGTACAACTACCGCAAATACGGCGGCGAGGAATGCACGGCCAAGTTACACGCGCCACCAAAGGGATCACCTTGTAATATTCCTACAAGTTATCATATGGGTAACGAAGGAGCTAAACTTCATGTGAAATCAAAGACCAAGTACGAGGTTGTGCTTTACGCCAAGTCCTTTGCTTATGCACCTAAGAAGCCTTATGAGGAATGCCGTAAACCAGCTCCTTACCACCCACCTTATTACTACAAGTCTCCGCCGCCTCCAACTCCGGTTTACTACTACAAGTCCCCGCCGCCGCCTGCCCCAACTTACGTCTATAAGTCGCCACCACCTCCAACTCCAAAGTATGTCTATAAATCACCGCCACCAACTACTCCAACTTACGTTTacaagtctcctccaccaccaactCATTTTCCTACACCGTATTACTATCACTCACCTCCACCACCGGTTAAGTCTCCACCTCCACCGTACTATTATCATTCGCCACCTCCACCAGTgaaatctccaccaccacccTACTACTACCAATCTCCTCCACCTCCAGTGAAATCTCCCCCACCTCCATACTATTacaagtctcctccaccaccggtaaaatctccaccaccaccttaCTACTAccactctcctcctcctccggtcAAATCTCCTCCACCGCCATACTACTACCACTCTCCTCCTCCACCAGTCAAAtccccaccaccaccatattaCTACCAATCCCCACCCCCTCCAGTGaaatctcctccaccaccatattATTACCATTCTCCACCTCCTCCGGTGAAATCTCCACCACCTCCATATTATTACCACTCTCCTCCTCCACCAGTCAAATCACCACCACCTCCATATTATTACCACTCTCCTCCTCCACCGGTCAAATCACCACCTCCTCCTTACTACTACCATTCACCACCCCCGCCAATGAAATCACCTCCACCACCGTATTATTAccattctcctcctcctcccgtGAAATCTCCCCCTCCTCCTTATTACTACCACTCACCACCTCCACCAGTCAAATCTCCACCTCCTCCTTATTACTATCAGTCACCACCGCCACCAGTAAAATCTCCCCCACCACCATACTACTACAACTCACCTCCTCCACCAGTcaaatctccaccaccaccgtaCCATTACAACTCTCCCCCTCCTCCCTTGAAATCTCCACCTCCAGTCTACATCTACGCATCTCCACCACCTCCCATCCACTACTAAACTCACCAAGCTTAACCAAAATTCCCCAATATTCACGTGAGTTTTATGCCAACACCTAACCTCTTATCGATACTCTTTTTGAATTCATAAGTCTAAAGCAGTTTTTCTTCTACGTTTTACaggttttcttttaaaatatgtaataaagAAAAAGTCTATGAGGAGATCAAGAAGTGAACCAAATAAGGATTGTCACATTTCAGTCAGCGACTATGATTATCTCAAGACGAACCACTTCACTTCCACTTCATTAGGACTACTCATCACCTTTCATGTTTTCATTCTAGCTTCTTCATTTCAGATTTGCCAAAAATTGAATTGTAATTTAATTGTTGTTCCATGGAATTTTATCATGTACAAGTCCACCtctatcaaaataaaatttgcaATCAAATCAGGTTTCTAATTTTCCTTCAAGTATTTACATAAAGCCACTAAATTTATAAAGTAGTTATATACATAACAAACAAACTGTAGATTAATATCTCAGTTTCAAGTCTGAAACAGAAACAAGAGTGAAAGATACAACAAACACGCAAAATCTAATTTAAAGAGGTTCTTTGACACTGATTTAACTGAACAGAGCAAGCCCTCTTCGTTATTAGTAAACAATGGGTGAAGAAAGCTATGGCCGTCTTTCAAAGTTCTACACTTCATCTCAAAGAACTGTGATACTGTctttaattttacataaaatagCAAGAAATGTAGCTCTGTGAAGACAAAAACAAGAGAGATAAAAGTCTTAACTAGGTGTACTTTTGCTCCTGTACACCTCTTCAAGACATTCTTTGGCTCGATGAACTTTAGATTGAAGGTAAAAGCTCCCAGCTTTGGCGTTATTCTCAAACAGCTTGTCGTATTTCTGCATTACAGACCAACCAACCCACTCTTTTTTAGTTATTACCTCCAGAGTTTCAGAATAGACACAAgacagagaaagaaagagaaatgaGTTTACCTGTACTATCTCTTCCCAAGAGGTCTGCTCGGTTACACCGAGAATCTGCCTAGCCTCTTGCTCAGTAATGGATTTTCCTGCTTTACGTACTGCGTTCTGCATTGCTTCCTGCGCAACGCCAGTTTTAGACGCATCTGCAAAAAAGAAGATGCTTGGGTTTAGACAGGCCTCTTCCATTACAAATACATGACTCCTCTTGTCTTCATTACATAAACCGTTCTAATAgtcataaagaaaaacaaatcacaTAATCACTACTCACCATCAAAACGCAACTCGTAAACCAATctatcaattgaaaaaaaaacagatctcCCTAAGAGAAAGCAAACCATCATTGGATTCACGATGTCAAAAAAACTAACATATGTAAAAAACAGAGGATTCACTGTTTCAGGAAACATATAAAccgttctaaaaaaaaaatcaaagaatcaTTATGAAAATGCAATCTATCAATcgaataaaaaaaacagatcttTCTAAGAGAACATTTGATGAAAATAAAAAGGTGTTGGAAACTCACTAGCAAGAGCCTGACGATAGGCTTGAAAGAAAGCACGACCCAAAATACCAGAACCCATCACAATGAGTTGCGCAATGATTCTCCCTGCCTGTAACATACAAACCaaatgagatatatatataattattaaagcACAGGCCTTTTTAGACCACTACAGGCATCAATCAATCTATCGGATTTTCACACAAATCAACAACAACCGATCCCAAAGGAAGCTAAAATGAATTGAATTTTAATCAAAAGAACTATGAGATTAAAGCGgcaattgacaaaaaaaataaaataaagataaaaccCAACTCACCATTGGAGCTGATTAATTGATCGATTGAGATTTCGGAAAGATGCTTCTTTCGttaacgagagagagagataaaccTAGACAGGAAGACAATAGAACAATCTAGggttctcttttgtttttgtttttgttgttgttttggttCGTGTTCgtgtaataaaaaaatgttaggAGAAGAAACACGGCCAAGACCGATGACCAGCACGAAGAAGCACAAGGAATTGTTAATGGTATCCAATAACAACCAAACATGTATTAAGTGTTAAGCTTGGGCTGTCGACATATGAGGCCCATCTTTAATTGGGTGGATACATATTGACCACTGAAAAATTATGAAGCCTTGTTTTTGATATAATGGGTTGCTTTAAAATAGgcatgagcaaaaaaaaaacggaataaaaaatcttatttggAATCAAATCGAAATATCCGAAACTAGAACTGGATCGAAATCTTTAAATACTCGAAtagttcatatatttttatattcgaAATTAATGAACCGAAACTGAATAGATATcgaaatatacaaaaatattaattttatatataagtatttgaACTATccaaaattatccaaaaatatttgaatgTTTATATCTAGATATTCAGAGTAATCCAAAatgtctaaatatttttttgatcatCCTAACTATTCGATATTTTACCCAAATGCCTGATATTTTACCTGAATGACTCGACTATCCAAAATAATCGAATCGGAAC is part of the Brassica rapa cultivar Chiifu-401-42 chromosome A09, CAAS_Brap_v3.01, whole genome shotgun sequence genome and harbors:
- the LOC103841778 gene encoding mitochondrial import inner membrane translocase subunit PAM16 like 2, whose protein sequence is MAGRIIAQLIVMGSGILGRAFFQAYRQALANASKTGVAQEAMQNAVRKAGKSITEQEARQILGVTEQTSWEEIVQKYDKLFENNAKAGSFYLQSKVHRAKECLEEVYRSKSTPS
- the LOC103842336 gene encoding extensin-2, with translation MATPAWSLAGKTHLVVAVLAMLVGLTLATEPYYYSSPPPPYEYKSPPPPVKSTPPPYEYKSPPPPVKSPPPPYYYHSPPPPVKSPPPPYYYNSPLPPVKSPPPPYYYHSPPPPYYYHSPPPPVKSPPPPYYYHSPSPPVKSPPPPYYYHSPPPPVKSPPPPYYYHSPPPPVKSPPPPYYYHSPPPPVKSPPPPYYYHSPPPPMKSPPPPYYYHSPPPPVKSPPPPYYYHSPPPPVKSPPPPYYYHSPPPLVKSPPPPYYYHSPPPPMKSPPPPYYYNSPPPPVKSPPPPYYYKSPPPVKSPPPPYYYQSPPPPPKAYSPPYYYTSPPPPVSYPHPHPHPHPKPLVFKVVGKVYCYRCYDWTYPKKSHDKKHLKGAVVEVTCKAGDKTVKAYGKTKINGKYAITVEGYNYRKYGGEECTAKLHAPPKGSPCNIPTSYHMGNEGAKLHVKSKTKYEVVLYAKSFAYAPKKPYEECRKPAPYHPPYYYKSPPPPTPVYYYKSPPPPAPTYVYKSPPPPTPKYVYKSPPPTTPTYVYKSPPPPTHFPTPYYYHSPPPPVKSPPPPYYYHSPPPPVKSPPPPYYYQSPPPPVKSPPPPYYYKSPPPPVKSPPPPYYYHSPPPPVKSPPPPYYYHSPPPPVKSPPPPYYYQSPPPPVKSPPPPYYYHSPPPPVKSPPPPYYYHSPPPPVKSPPPPYYYHSPPPPVKSPPPPYYYHSPPPPMKSPPPPYYYHSPPPPVKSPPPPYYYHSPPPPVKSPPPPYYYQSPPPPVKSPPPPYYYNSPPPPVKSPPPPYHYNSPPPPLKSPPPVYIYASPPPPIHY